One Pogoniulus pusillus isolate bPogPus1 chromosome 13, bPogPus1.pri, whole genome shotgun sequence genomic window, GACCCTGGCTACCATCACCCAAGATAACCTAGGGCTATGCAGTGCTGTCACACACACTCATTGGATGGACTGATGGTAGGAGGCCTGCCTGGTGCATCCATTGCAGGCTGAAATCTGGGGGGGTTCCCCCACTAAGTAATGGTAGAGGGAGGGTGTGTTTGGTGTGATAGCCAAGAACTGGGCAATGGGTCAGTTGTGGTGTCTTGGGTATGACTAGCAGCAGTGGGACAGGtcagctgcccttctccaacACACTGCCAAGGAGGAAATCCTGACATCTTCCTGCTTCCCCACAAGAGCTGCAGCGTGTGTGCTGAAGGTGAATCGGAACTGCCTCGGGGGCTGGGTATTGCCTGTAGACCCCAAGAGCCTTTCACCACTGGTGACATGCAACCAGACCCTGCATCTCTGAGTTCTGCAAGCAGTCCTCGTAGCACAGCCCACCCTGGCCTTGCAAACTGGGTATGCCCCATCCAGAGGCATTCGCAGCTTAACCAAACTCTGAATGTAAATCAGTACTGCAGTCTGGGCTAAAAGTCATCTTGTGACCTTGCTCACTCCACTTGTCTACTGGATgcttgtaaatatttttttcctgttgtggaTGAGGAACACCTAAGGACAGGAGAAAGGCACGCTAAGGACAGAGAAAAACAAGAAGCTGCACGTGAGATCCCGAAAACACTTCCACATTTGTGTGATCCCCATCAGCCTCATTACTTCTGTGCAGGAGCCAGTCTGTAGTTCAGCAGCAAATACACAACGTCAACAAAGGGTATTAGCAACAAGTGCTCTTTTCTCCTTAATCTCTCCACATTCAGCGTTGTTGCCTGGAATAATCACATGCTCTGTTTAGCTGTGGAAATGCCCTGGAAACCTTAAGTATCTGGTGCAGTACCTAAGCATCAGCCCCGTGTGCTGGATTTGGACTTGCAGCTGAAGCCTTTGCAGCAGGATCATTGTCCTTCCTGGTGTTATATTGTGTGTTATGGGCATTTTCTGGCCAATCCATCACTTGCTGTCTGCTAGCTCAGTGGTGTGTGAAGCTCAATGTTCAGTTTTGCAGTACTGGCAACCCTCAAAGGCTGCCGGAGCCCAGGCAGGAGCATGACCTACCAAGCCCCCACTGATGTGTTggtgagcagggcagtgatttGTGCCAGTGCCAGATAGCAATGCTTGGCTGGTGATTTTGCAAACATCTGTTTCCACACTTCTCTCCACATGGTCTAAACCTACCGGCAGAACCATCAGGCTGCCTTTGCCCTCCCTTTGCAGACCTCTCcctgggaaagcagcagtgggatGGGGCAACTGGCTAGTGAGGAGCAGCATTctggaggcagcactgctccttgcagcccacatgcctcagctgcagtggggctggtTCACCATCGCCAACTGCAGAGCTGGGTTAGCCCTGATGGATGGAGCTCTATGAACAGGAGAAGGTGTGTCTCTGATGACAGCTTGAGCAGGGGCTGGACCACGCTTGGTGGGACACTGCACCTCACCTGCATGGAGCAGCCTTGGCACAAGGGATGGCATCATCCCCAGCATTGAGCAGAGACCACAGAACAGTTGATTCTCTACTGATAGGAGCAGTATCTGGGACAGGAACAGCTTCACTGCAGTCAGAAGAGCCTGCACACCCCGCCGAAGCCTTTCCCTAAACCCTgtgcctctccccatcagccagcagcaggcttttCAGCTCAGCAAGGAGCTACTTTCAAGTTTCAAAGGAGAATCAATAGCAGCTCAGCCCTTTACTAGACACTATTTCAGAGAGGGTctcactctctcctcctctcatttTCCTAGGGAGATGCTTCTTCAAACTTGCTGTGCAGAGTATAAAATGATCTTTTTCTCCTCACATGCACTTGATCTCATCTGCAGGCCCATGCATGCTGCCACGGGGAGGGCACAGCAGTTAAGCACACATGAATAACCTTGCAGTAGCACTGCAGACATCTCTCTGATTTTCCCCCCCCTCAACGGTTCTAGGaccaaaatatcccaggcaCAAAGAGATTTGGACCCTACACTTAAAACTAATGATCTGTACAAGCTTCTAAGGACACTGCATAGCAGGCCTGCTGGTGGCTTTAAGGGAAATGCTTCAggccctgcttgctgctggtgctgctcagggaaTTGTGTCTTCATCTCGGTGTGGGATAAAAAAAGCTTTCCTTACTGTTGCAGACATGATGGCTCTtctggagagaggaaaggcatCAGCTGAGCTTATGCCACTGACTGCCTTTAAGCACACACGCAGGACGGAAGGCAAACACCGCCTGGTCATTCAGCTGAGCTTAGCTCAAACCACCCTGTGAACTGCCCGGCATGGCCTGCTCCCGGGCTGTTGTACCCAGTCTCAGGTGCTCTATCACTGTCCTGCTCCAAGCACTGCCTGCCTTCACCCCCGGAGACAGctggcagagacagagagcCTTGGGCATAGGCCTGGGGCACTCTTGATCTCCAGGGTGCTGCAAGTCGCCTGCTATGGGCAAGGCAGTCTTGCAGACCCCCCTCTGGGGAAGTGCTACTGGATAAGCTTTCCCTGTTGTTTCCTTTCCCCTCATCACCAGTCCCTTCCTTCCCTGGGACAGACAAGAGGGGCTCTATCAGATGAAAAGCAGCAAGGTGCACTTTTTCATTTGCAAGGTGaaactcagcagtgctggcGTGAGTGTGCTCAAATCCAGCAGTGGCCACTGTCACCTGCTGCATCTTGTTGCCCATCGTGGACCGAGTGTGACATGGACAAGAAGATGCCCATACCAAGAGGTGCTCCTCCATTATTCTATGCCGTGCAATCCACCTTGGTGTGCCTGCCTCCTCGTACTGAGTCATACCGAGGCAATGGCAAAAGCTTCTCGCCAGTGTGGTGGCAGATTTTGCAATCTGATTTAATGAGGTATTTACAAGTTTGGAGGCTGCCTCCTTGCACAAGGACTGTGGTTGGCCCCAATAGCTGCTTGGGCTTTTCATTGACATTCCTGCAACTCGCCTGATAGCAGCACAGGCGCAGTGGAAAACATTTAGACATCAGAAATGCCAGATTAATGATCTCTTAATTGATACCTCCACTTGGGGATGAATGAAACCGGAACATCTCTTAACTGCCCTGGGAGCCTGCCACTTAACAAACAGATTTACAGCTAAAAATACCGTGGCAGTCCCATGGCTAATCAACTTCACTGCTTACCCTGGATGGTTATGAAATTGTCTTGGGCTAGCACTGTGAGGGACCAGTGACGGCAGCAGCACCTGACTGGACAGAGCCAGGGAAAGCTGCACAGAGTTCCCAGCCCCATGAGCAAGCCGCACCGCCAGGCAAAGGGCAGAGCCCCACGGCAGCCGCAGAGCTGCACAGTAAGGGTTCTAGCACGTTCCTACCTATCATTAAAGGCTGCCGAGAGAGAAAACCTCCTCCCTGTGCATTGTGAAAGACCTAAAGTGCCCAGTGCATTTCCCTGCAATGAGGTTTTCCATGTGGCTCAAGACTCGCACTCAGTGCTTGCAAGGGCTGTTTTGCGccgtgccctcctgcagctacCACACAGCCCGAGGGATCTCTTCCTGCCGTCTCCTGACACGAACATGCAGACCAGCCAAACCGCCACAGCAAACCCAGTTTCTTTTAAATTACTGTCATCTTTATTTTCTTCACATATGTGCAAACAGAGGAGATCGCAATGGTGGTGTtcttaaaaataacaaaatgtATTTCGCATACATTTCCCTATATACAAGTGAACAGCCACAAGTAGTCTTCTTTTGCACAGCAAAAGATCTGGAGCATTGAGACCGGGGACAGGACCGgggcccaaaaaaaaaaggaaaggatctAACTTAGaaataacaattaaaaaaaaccccaatagtTCACAACAGTGCAAACCTCTCGGACACGACAGCACGATGGAGTGACTTTAATGGAGAAAACGGCGGGGGGAGCCCACTCGGATGTGAGATTTGTCTGTAAACAAGGCGCAACACCTCCCTCCCACCGCCCTCCCCGGGGAAAGCTATTCCAGGAATTTGGCAGATCTTCAAGGGCAAAGCCGGAGGTAAACAGCCCACGGCCGCCTCCCCTCCTCGGGCCACGGAGGGCTGGGGCCCGGCTCCGGCGACCGTCGGCATCGGGAGGGGCTTTCCGGGATGCTGCGGGACGTAGGGGCACCGCAGGGAACGCGGGCGGCCGCAGAGGCCCCGGCGCGCTCCCGTACGGGCCGTGCTATCCCGAAAGGGTCCCCGTGAGCGCCGGAGGGGCCGTGTAACCTCGGCGAGGCCGGAATGGGCTCGGTGCGCCCCGGCGGGGCCGTGCGCTCCCGGAGGGCACCCGGTGTTCTCCGGCGGCACCGTGCGCGCCCGGAAGGGGCAGCGCAGCCCGGGCGCGGCCGAACGCTCAGCCGGTCTCGGGGTCGCCGGGGGACGGCTGCTCGGCGCCGTTGCAGGGCGGGGCGGCGCCGTCCGGGCCGTTGCTCTCCAAGGAGGACTCACTGCCCGTGCTCTCGCCGGAGAGCAGCCGGCGGACGCGGAGGTCGGCGCGCAGCGAGCGCAGGTCGTTGCCCAGGCTGAGCTCGCCCAGGTCGCGgaggagctggcccagctccgGGCTCTCGCCGCTGCCGGCACCGGCGCGCATCAGCTCGCCCTCGGGCTCGCCCAGAGCCTCCAGAATGTCCTCGCAGTCGCAGTGCATGGCccgctcctcctgctcctcgccCAGCAGGTCCTCCGTGATGGAGCCCAGCTTGGGTGCGCTGCGGCTCCGCTCTACGGGGGGCTTGTAGCAGCACTGCCCGTTGAGCAGCTTGCGCAGCGGCACCAGCGGGATGCTCTGCTCACCCACCAGCTGTTGCTGCTGATGCCGCGCGTCGTCCCGCTTCTTCAGTCGGCGAAACTCAGCCAGTGCTGTGGCTGAGGTCTGGTAGAGCAGCAGGGCCATGGCTTTCGCCTTCTCGGGCTTGGAGACCAGAACGGCGTGGCAGCGCAGCATCACCGCCTTGTGCTTCAGCTCGTGGCGGTAGATCCAGGCGAAGACGCGCGGCAGGCGCGGGTCGGCCACGCAGTAGGTGACCCGGTGCAGCAGGTAGAGGTGGCCCGGCCGGCGCAGCCCCTTGTCCTCGGCGTGTGCCATGCGGATGCCCTGCGCGCTTATGGTCAGCTTCATCTTGGTGCCTTGCCGGCCCGCCTCGCTCTTGCTCCAGATCTTGCAGACGGCCAGGTCCGTGCAGCCCTCGCCCTTAGACTGGATGGTGGTGGCGTTGCCCAGGTAGAGCACGGTGTACGTGGGGTCCTCGCTGGTGACGCGGAATTTCCGCCGCTTGGAGCGGAACATGCTGCCCACGCGGTGCAGGGCGCTCTCGGGGCAGGCGCGGGCTAGCGAAGTGAGCGCCGAGTAGTGCACGCTGACCGCGTACCCCTTGGGCTTGCTCTGCCGCCGCGCCTCACCCGCCACCAGCTCCACCTTGCTCCGCTTCCAGGGCAGCATCGCCCCGTGGAGCCGCGGCTAGGCGCCGCGCCGACGGCTCCGGGCGCGGGGGGACATGCCACGGCGGCGGCTGGGCTGCCCGCCCGCCTCACATCCTTGCGGGCGCCGGGCCGCCGCGGCCGTAGATATAGGCGGGCGCCGGCGCTCCGCGGGCGCGGAGAGGGGAGGCCCCGCGCACCGAGGGCGGAGCGCCCGCTGCCCGCGGCCCGCCGAGCCGGCGGCGCGCTGctcgccgcccgccgccgccgctgctctGCGCCGCCCGCCGCGGCGCCCCGACcccagccccggccccgccgcgccgTGGGGCGGGCAGGGGGCGGGCACGGGGCGGTTCCAGCCCGGCCGGGCGGTGTCTGCGCTGCAGCGGAGCGCTGGTCTGGGCAGAGGGACGAGCCGCTGCCTCCCGGCGTGGGGGACTGAGGCGCGGCAGGGACGCCGGTTTGCAGGGCGGCTCGGTCCGGACGCTCGGGCAGAACCGTGCCCACGACCAGGCGGGCCGGTGCGTCGGTGCCGCAgcgctctcctgcagcctccagcgCGGAGGGTGGGGAGTGCAGCCGGGGGCGAACGGGCAGCTTAAAGTCTCCACAAGCGATGCACATCCCAAGGCCGCTACGGGATCCCACGCTCAGGCGGTCGACCGGGAGAGCCCAAACCCCAGCGGCCTTCCTGGCCAGGGCGCGCCGTGGAGGAGTCCCGCTCTTGCGACACGGGCTTCTCTTTGGCTTGGTTAATCCGGCTCCGAGAGCCGAAGGGCCTGCAACAAGTAAAGCTATTGTGTGTGAGTAATGCATGCAGCGCCAAGCAACAAGAAGCCCTCTTGAAACCCTTCGCTGTGGTTTCTCGAGTGCAGTTACCGACATAATAAGAAAGTTGGTGTCTGTGCCGCTGCTGTAGCTTCACATGTGTTAAAGCCTCTGCCAGAAAGAAGAGTGATTCCATGGGTGCAGGGTATGGCACTGTCGGGATTTGGGTAAACACCGAGcaaaagcaggagaagcaggtaCTGCTGTGGTGAAATAGGCAAACGCCTGCTTAAAGGATGTGACCGTGTCTGGAGTGGGGATCAATTAAAACACGCGTGTGGGTGGTTAGCGTTTGTTGTTATTGCAGTGCGCCACCTAGCAGATGACTTGGGAAGTACAAGTGGCTGCAGGGGCCGGAGCTGAGTTGTTAGGCGCACTCGCCCGTTTGCTTGGGCGGGGGGTCGAAAGTACCCCCTCAGCCGAGGGTAGCGGCGGCGCCGCCTTCCCCCGAGACAATTCAGCCACATCTGGTGCTCGAGGATGCCTGACCACATCTGTGGTTTCCAGGGGCCGGTGGTGGGTGTGGAGCTGCAAGACTTTGTTTCCTGTCTTCGGTGGCTGTAGTGCAGCAGTttcagggggttaggaaggcTGTTGCTGGCCCTGAGAAGTGAATGTGTTAattctcttgttttcctttgggaagactgcagctggggagctgcctgGGCTGAATGCCCTCCAGCCAATGCACGTGAGCTGTTGCACAGCTGTGGTAAGCTCTCTGAGCCACATGGCATATGTGCCCACT contains:
- the FAM43A gene encoding protein FAM43A, coding for MLPWKRSKVELVAGEARRQSKPKGYAVSVHYSALTSLARACPESALHRVGSMFRSKRRKFRVTSEDPTYTVLYLGNATTIQSKGEGCTDLAVCKIWSKSEAGRQGTKMKLTISAQGIRMAHAEDKGLRRPGHLYLLHRVTYCVADPRLPRVFAWIYRHELKHKAVMLRCHAVLVSKPEKAKAMALLLYQTSATALAEFRRLKKRDDARHQQQQLVGEQSIPLVPLRKLLNGQCCYKPPVERSRSAPKLGSITEDLLGEEQEERAMHCDCEDILEALGEPEGELMRAGAGSGESPELGQLLRDLGELSLGNDLRSLRADLRVRRLLSGESTGSESSLESNGPDGAAPPCNGAEQPSPGDPETG